A genomic segment from Chitinophaga flava encodes:
- a CDS encoding RNA polymerase sigma factor, which yields MSRNDEVAFLQVFETTRDGLYRIFRKLTTDEHQVEDLVQECYLELWKKWEGLQDPVNYVFGIAYNQVKVYHRKKIRAALTMMELPADADNQPGQLNPDQQYQLKETQNRLQKIMQELSPEKRVAFNLIREEERSYQEASQLLGVPVSTLEKRVSGSLKVLRKMMRCFF from the coding sequence ATGTCCAGGAACGACGAAGTTGCATTCTTACAGGTATTTGAAACTACCCGGGATGGTTTATACCGGATCTTCCGGAAACTGACCACCGATGAGCATCAGGTGGAAGACCTGGTGCAGGAATGTTATCTTGAACTGTGGAAAAAATGGGAAGGATTGCAGGACCCTGTCAATTATGTATTCGGTATCGCCTATAATCAGGTGAAAGTATATCACCGCAAAAAAATCCGCGCTGCACTTACAATGATGGAACTTCCCGCAGATGCAGACAACCAGCCCGGTCAACTAAACCCCGACCAGCAATACCAACTGAAGGAAACACAAAACCGTCTGCAAAAAATCATGCAGGAATTATCTCCCGAAAAAAGAGTAGCATTTAATCTCATCCGTGAAGAAGAAAGATCGTATCAGGAAGCATCGCAACTATTGGGAGTACCTGTGAGCACGCTGGAGAAGCGGGTATCAGGGAGTTTGAAGGTGTTAAGAAAAATGATGAGATGTTTTTTTTAA
- a CDS encoding calcium:proton antiporter — protein MLKAISLISIVLSAVHHAEVVAHKVGEPYGTLILALAITVIEVSLIVSLMLSEGTQGSTLARDTVFAAIMILLTGIIGLCLLLGGYRYKEQVFIKQGTNAALSTLTAISILTLVLPNFTTTTPGPVYSSSQLLFVAIISLVLYGGFVSVQTGRHRDYFLPEDEEESHSAPPDNLTTSISMGFLLMSLALVVMLSKKLSPVIETMVVNLGAPKSLVGIIIAAVILLPEGLAAIRATRRNRLQTSLNLALGSALASIGLTIPAVAIVTVISGFSVTLGIDTKSTLLLVLSLFTISISFNAGRTNILQGVILLVILATYLFTTIVP, from the coding sequence TTGTTAAAGGCTATATCACTAATCAGCATTGTATTGTCGGCAGTGCACCATGCCGAAGTGGTGGCACATAAGGTAGGAGAGCCTTATGGCACCCTGATTCTTGCGCTGGCCATCACCGTTATTGAAGTGTCATTGATTGTTTCCCTGATGCTGAGTGAAGGGACCCAGGGATCCACACTTGCCAGAGACACGGTATTTGCGGCGATTATGATATTGCTGACCGGCATCATAGGCTTGTGTTTGCTATTGGGTGGTTATCGCTACAAGGAACAGGTGTTTATCAAACAAGGTACCAATGCGGCATTGTCTACCCTTACCGCTATCTCTATCCTGACACTGGTGTTGCCCAATTTTACCACTACTACGCCTGGCCCCGTATATTCTTCCAGTCAGCTGCTGTTTGTAGCCATCATATCGCTGGTATTGTACGGAGGATTTGTGTCTGTGCAGACAGGAAGACACCGGGATTATTTTCTTCCGGAAGATGAAGAAGAATCCCACTCCGCTCCTCCCGATAACCTGACCACCTCCATCAGTATGGGGTTTCTGCTTATGTCGCTGGCATTGGTGGTAATGTTGTCTAAAAAGCTTTCTCCGGTGATTGAAACAATGGTAGTCAATCTGGGGGCTCCCAAAAGTCTGGTGGGTATTATCATTGCAGCAGTAATCCTGTTGCCCGAAGGACTGGCCGCTATCAGAGCCACCCGCCGCAACAGACTGCAGACCAGCCTGAACCTCGCACTGGGCTCTGCACTCGCCAGTATCGGACTGACAATCCCCGCAGTGGCCATCGTTACTGTCATTTCAGGCTTTAGCGTTACACTGGGTATCGATACCAAATCCACGCTGCTCCTGGTGTTATCGTTGTTCACCATCAGCATTTCTTTTAATGCAGGGCGTACCAATATCCTGCAAGGTGTTATCCTATTGGTAATACTGGCTACCTATCTGTTTACTACGATAGTGCCTTAG
- a CDS encoding alpha/beta hydrolase family protein: MNIKFILLCCFLLTTRQLYSQSLPDVYGYRHLQTVFKGDTVDILIRSKKGDEQVPKPLFLFCQGSLPQPLVIRYDDNGRESIGNVFVFNPDSLAQHYHLAIISKAYVPLIADHKNLNPDFTYSDSTGQFPKQYLERYYLDYYVNRNIAVIRFLQRQPWISQKQLVVAGHSEGSTIAAKIASVFPRVTHLIYSGGNPQGRMLTMITRERAHETDSSSGVPTAFDRWEKISADPQNMNRSFGDSYKVTNDFSIPPARYLNQLKIPVLITFGTRDAGVPYIDLFHTEIIRLHKTNFTFKEYIGTEHNYFPLKSNGEPDYDIFNWDKVAEDWRTWLLSQR; encoded by the coding sequence GTGAATATAAAATTCATCCTGCTCTGTTGTTTCCTGCTTACAACCAGACAACTGTATTCCCAGTCGCTGCCTGATGTATACGGTTACCGCCATCTGCAGACTGTTTTTAAGGGAGATACGGTAGATATCCTGATAAGATCAAAGAAAGGAGATGAACAGGTCCCCAAACCCCTCTTTCTGTTTTGCCAGGGCAGCCTGCCACAACCGCTGGTCATTCGGTATGATGACAACGGCCGGGAGTCAATCGGTAATGTTTTTGTATTTAACCCTGACAGCCTTGCACAACATTATCACCTGGCTATCATCAGCAAGGCATATGTTCCACTGATTGCAGATCATAAAAACCTCAACCCCGACTTCACCTACAGCGACAGCACCGGCCAGTTTCCCAAACAATACCTGGAAAGATACTACCTGGATTATTATGTAAACAGAAACATCGCTGTGATCCGTTTCCTGCAGCGGCAGCCCTGGATATCACAGAAGCAGCTGGTAGTAGCCGGCCATTCCGAAGGCAGTACCATCGCTGCCAAAATAGCTTCCGTATTTCCACGGGTAACTCATCTCATCTACTCCGGTGGAAACCCGCAAGGTCGTATGTTAACCATGATCACACGGGAACGGGCACACGAAACAGACAGTAGCAGTGGAGTACCCACCGCTTTCGACCGTTGGGAAAAAATATCAGCCGATCCACAGAATATGAATCGCTCATTTGGAGATTCCTATAAAGTGACCAACGACTTTTCTATCCCTCCGGCCCGTTACCTTAACCAGCTGAAGATTCCCGTCCTGATTACTTTTGGCACCCGTGATGCAGGAGTGCCCTACATCGATCTCTTTCATACAGAGATTATCCGTCTGCATAAAACCAACTTCACATTTAAAGAATATATCGGCACAGAACACAACTATTTTCCGCTGAAATCAAATGGGGAGCCAGATTATGATATCTTCAACTGGGACAAGGTGGCTGAAGACTGGCGTACATGGCTTCTTTCCCAGCGGTAG